The genomic region TGGTCAGGGCCTGCGGTGGAGGGGTCGTGCTCATGGGCACCTCACAGATGAGGGACGGGAGGGTGCTTGAGGACTGAGTCGTACAGGAGCAGCGGTGGTGCGAGTTGTGGCGTGCGGAAAGCGGTTGCGGTGCCGATCTGCGGCGTGCGGAAGCCGTCGGCTCCGGAGTGAGCGGCCGGTGCCTGACTAGCAAGGTAGAGGATCGTTGAACGATCCCTCAATACCCCTGTTGTTTCGTTCTTGTATCTGCGATTGAATTCGGGCGTGGCCGAACTGAACGGACTGGCGGACGACCGCGCGCTGCTGGGTCGCACCAGCACCGCCGAGCGGGTCTCGGACATCCTCAGGAGCCGGATCGCCGAGGGTTTCTTCCCGCCCGGCGCACGGCTGTCCGAGGACAGCATCGGCGCCGCGCTCGGCGTCTCGCGCAACACGCTGCGCGAGGCGTTCCGCCTGCTCACGCACGAACGACTGCTGGTCCACCAGCTCAACCGGGGTGTCTTCGTGCGGGTCCTGACCGTCGAGGACGTCGAGGACATCTACGGCACCCGCAGCCTCGTCGAATGCGCGGTCGTCCGCGGACTCGGTGAACCGCCCTACGCGGTGGACGGTCTCGCCGAGGCCGTCGCGGACGGGCGGCGGGCGGCCCGCGAGGGTGACTGGAAAGAGCTGGGTACGGCCAACATCCACTTCCACCGGGAACTGGTGGCGCTCGCCGGGAGTGCCCGCACCGACGAGCTGATGCGCAGCGTGTTCGCCGAACTCCGGCTCGCCTTCCACCTCGTGGACGACCCGCGACGCCTCCACGAGCCGTACCTCGCACGCAACGGCCAGATACTGCAGGCCCTCCAGGACGGCGACCGCGAGGAGGCCGAGAGCCTGCTCGGTACATATCTGGACGATTCGCGCAAAAGGGTTGTGGAGGTCTACGGCCGCCGAGTGGCGGAGGACGCCCCTTAGCGGCGCTGGGGTTTCGCCGACATGTGGCTCGGCCGTGTGGGCGCACCCAGCCACAAGCGTTTCGGTCGTTGTCAGACCGAGGACCTAGTCTGTGCACCGTGACTTCGCCTGCATCGACGGACAGCGTTCCGCCCCAGCTCAGCGCGGGGCCGCGCCCCGCACCGGGCCCGGCCGCCGACGAGGGACTGGCGCGGCGGCTGCGCGCGCTCGCCTGCACCGCGCCGCTGCACGACCTCGACGTACGCAAGGCGAATCTCGCGGGTGAGTACTCGGTGTACGGGATGGCGGAGGTGGCCCTCGCCGCCATCGACCTCGTCACGCTGAACATGGACTTCGACACGGGAGCCGACCACGACCAGATAGTGGCCAGGCTCATCCCGCGCATCGCCGCCCAGGCCCCGCGCCGGCCCGTCGCCGAGCACGAGCGCGTCGCCCGCTGGGTCCTGGAGAACCTCATCAACGTCGGCAGCGTCGACCGCGGCTTCCGGGCCGTATACGGCACGTTCGCACCCGACGGTTCGTATGTGCGCCGGGACTACGACTTCAAGCTCATCGAGGAGTTGCCCGGCTACGGAGGGAGCGTGTATCTCCGCACGACGGACGAGGCGGTCAACGTCCTCGTGGGCGCCCTCGACACCGACGTCACCAGCGCGCAGATCGCCGCCGAGGTCAAGCTGGAGGTGCTGATCAGCCGCGGACGGCTCGCGGACGCGCAGCTCGCCGCCGAGCAGGCCCGGTACCGGACCGTGCAGTACTCGGAGACGCTCCGCAGGGCCCTGGACGCGACCCGGCGCAACGTACGGGCGGTGGACTGGCTGCAGGCCGTGCCCGACATGATCGCCGAGGCGCTCGACCACGTCGCCGACCGCTATCGGCACGAGAACGCGATCCTCACGAACATCCGTAAGGCACGCGACGAGTCGGAGGACGCCGAGCAGAAGCGGCGGGCCGCCGAGCTCGTCGACATCGTCAAGGACTGCATCCGGCGGCACACGCAGTTGCAGTCCCGCCTTCTGGAGGCCGGACCGCTGTTCCGGGCCGAGCAGGACCGGCAGGCGTTCGCGACGCCCATGACGACAGCGGGGATCGACCTGTACGGGCATCTCGTCGCGCCCGTGCTGCCGCTGCCCATGGAGAGGGCGCTGCGGGTGACCGACGCGTTCTTCGCCCGCGGGACGGGGCTTCGGACACCCGCGTCCGTTCGCGTCGGGGATCTGGTCGACCTCCTGCTGACACCGCCCGTAGAGCGGGAGCATCTCGGGGCCGAGATGCCCGAGCCGGATCTGATCGCCACGCCGGACGACAGCCGGTTCAGCGAGGAGCAGTTGGCCGGGGCCATGGAGTTGCTCGACCTTCCCGCCGACGCGCCGCGGCGATTGTCCGGGCTGCTCGCGGACGCCCGGCGGCGTGATCCCGAACTGCCTTATCTAGTG from Streptomyces sp. NBC_00878 harbors:
- a CDS encoding GntR family transcriptional regulator produces the protein MAELNGLADDRALLGRTSTAERVSDILRSRIAEGFFPPGARLSEDSIGAALGVSRNTLREAFRLLTHERLLVHQLNRGVFVRVLTVEDVEDIYGTRSLVECAVVRGLGEPPYAVDGLAEAVADGRRAAREGDWKELGTANIHFHRELVALAGSARTDELMRSVFAELRLAFHLVDDPRRLHEPYLARNGQILQALQDGDREEAESLLGTYLDDSRKRVVEVYGRRVAEDAP